Proteins encoded within one genomic window of Thermodesulfobacteriota bacterium:
- a CDS encoding amidohydrolase family protein → MKRIALAAFGLLFIVIPATAQQSAPMAATLFQNVRIFDGKSSSLSAPSNVLIKGNIIERISTESITPEQGATVIDGGGHTLMPGLIDAHWHAMLIRPNPAQAINDDVGYNNLLAGDEANDTLMRGFTTVRDVGGPVFGLKRAIDEGVVNGPRIYPSGAIITVTSGHGDFRQLSELPRKPGTPNRMEEIGGSMVADSPDEVRLRVREQLMQGASQIKLTAGGGVSSPFSPIDVSNFTDAELRAAVEAAGNWGTYVTAHAFTTKAIQGAVAAGVKVIEHGFLMDEATARLLAEKGVWLSLQPLPEEMRDGLPVGSVQRAKADEVWPGISKTYELAKKYKIKTAWGTDVLFSRALAQRQGAILASLARWYTPAEALIMATSTNAELLALSGKRNPYPGKLGVVEEGALADLLLVDGNPLENIDLVADPGKNFVVIMKDGKIYKNTLQD, encoded by the coding sequence ATGAAACGGATCGCGCTCGCAGCATTCGGACTGCTCTTCATTGTCATACCTGCAACTGCTCAGCAGTCGGCACCCATGGCTGCAACGCTGTTCCAGAACGTCCGCATCTTCGACGGCAAGAGCAGCTCGCTCTCGGCTCCGTCCAACGTACTCATCAAAGGCAACATTATCGAGCGAATATCGACTGAATCTATAACCCCTGAACAGGGCGCGACGGTGATCGACGGCGGAGGGCACACGCTGATGCCCGGCCTGATCGACGCGCACTGGCACGCGATGCTCATACGGCCAAACCCGGCGCAGGCGATCAACGACGATGTCGGCTATAACAATCTCCTGGCCGGCGATGAAGCGAACGATACCCTAATGCGTGGTTTCACGACCGTCCGCGACGTCGGAGGGCCGGTATTCGGCCTCAAGCGCGCCATAGACGAGGGGGTGGTCAACGGCCCGCGCATCTATCCCTCTGGTGCGATAATCACCGTTACGAGCGGACATGGGGATTTCCGCCAGCTGTCAGAGCTGCCACGGAAGCCCGGCACGCCCAACCGCATGGAAGAGATCGGCGGCAGCATGGTTGCCGACAGCCCGGACGAAGTGCGCCTGCGTGTACGGGAACAGCTCATGCAGGGCGCCTCTCAGATAAAGCTTACTGCGGGCGGCGGGGTTTCGTCGCCTTTCAGCCCGATCGACGTGTCGAATTTCACCGATGCAGAGCTTCGCGCGGCTGTGGAAGCCGCCGGGAACTGGGGGACATACGTCACCGCGCACGCTTTCACTACGAAAGCGATCCAGGGAGCCGTCGCTGCCGGGGTGAAAGTCATCGAGCATGGATTCCTGATGGACGAAGCGACCGCCAGACTTCTTGCCGAAAAGGGAGTTTGGCTGAGCCTCCAGCCGCTCCCCGAGGAGATGCGGGATGGTCTCCCGGTGGGCTCTGTCCAGAGGGCCAAGGCCGATGAGGTATGGCCCGGCATAAGCAAAACATATGAGCTTGCAAAGAAATACAAGATAAAGACGGCGTGGGGCACCGACGTTCTATTTTCCCGGGCGCTGGCGCAGCGCCAGGGTGCGATTCTGGCCTCGCTTGCCCGGTGGTACACCCCGGCCGAAGCGCTTATCATGGCGACGAGCACCAACGCCGAACTCCTGGCGTTATCAGGCAAGCGCAATCCTTACCCGGGAAAGCTTGGGGTCGTAGAAGAGGGCGCACTTGCGGACCTCTTGCTTGTCGACGGGAACCCGCTTGAGAATATAGATCTCGTCGCGGACCCCGGCAAGAATTTCGTTGTGATCATGAAGGACGGGAAGATTTACAAGAATACTCTTCAGGATTGA
- a CDS encoding phage minor head protein, with protein sequence MPKNVDLSFAFGLKPERAVDYMKSKGYTFSWRWEETLGAAHARAFTVAKVARMDVLQDIRGMVEKSLEDGLTFEQFKKQLEPGLRKKGWWGKQIAVNKKGVAEVVELGSPRRLRTIYNQNLMTAYSAGREEFFQANKEFRPYGMYVAVRDSKTRHTHLALHGKVYPLDDDFWKWFTPPIDWGCRCRKRAVSRRYVDKNNITVLSSRGQIGKTDALISTRTGELRQVTTVTLPGGQKVSTGIGFDYNPATAAWQPNLDSYDWDIAAKYVEGTLTGPAFQRFYALDVERGTFPVATLDPQTKSLLGAKTQHLKINKRYMGKQVTKHPEFVSSDYLKLQAYINNADLIVDQGKKGIVFVSEDKGLYYEVVVEFHKGKSSMAFRSLYEIRESQIQARREGGRVLKDKLKRK encoded by the coding sequence TTGCCTAAGAACGTAGACCTCTCCTTCGCCTTCGGGCTCAAGCCTGAGCGCGCAGTCGACTACATGAAGTCGAAGGGTTACACCTTCTCCTGGCGCTGGGAGGAGACCCTCGGAGCCGCGCACGCGAGGGCGTTCACGGTCGCGAAGGTCGCGCGCATGGACGTCCTCCAGGACATTCGCGGCATGGTCGAAAAGTCCCTCGAAGACGGGCTCACATTCGAGCAATTCAAGAAGCAGCTCGAGCCCGGACTCAGGAAAAAGGGGTGGTGGGGAAAACAGATCGCCGTGAACAAGAAGGGTGTGGCCGAGGTGGTCGAGCTCGGCTCCCCGCGCAGGCTGAGGACCATCTACAACCAGAACCTCATGACCGCCTACAGCGCCGGCCGCGAGGAGTTCTTTCAGGCCAACAAGGAGTTCCGGCCGTACGGCATGTACGTCGCCGTGCGCGACAGCAAAACACGCCATACGCACCTCGCCCTCCACGGCAAGGTGTACCCTCTCGACGATGATTTTTGGAAGTGGTTCACCCCGCCCATCGACTGGGGCTGCCGATGCCGGAAGCGGGCGGTCTCCCGGCGCTACGTAGACAAGAACAATATCACTGTCCTCAGCTCCAGGGGGCAGATCGGGAAGACCGACGCCCTCATCTCAACGAGGACCGGCGAGCTCCGCCAGGTGACGACTGTCACCCTCCCCGGCGGGCAGAAGGTTTCAACCGGAATAGGTTTCGACTACAACCCCGCCACCGCGGCATGGCAGCCGAACCTCGATTCATATGATTGGGATATAGCCGCCAAGTACGTAGAAGGCACGCTCACGGGGCCCGCCTTCCAGAGGTTTTACGCGCTCGATGTCGAGCGCGGAACATTCCCGGTTGCGACACTAGACCCCCAAACAAAAAGTCTTCTCGGGGCTAAAACCCAGCACCTGAAAATCAATAAGAGATATATGGGCAAGCAGGTGACTAAGCACCCTGAATTTGTGTCCTCGGACTACCTGAAGTTGCAAGCGTACATCAACAATGCCGACCTGATTGTTGATCAGGGCAAGAAAGGGATTGTTTTCGTAAGCGAGGATAAAGGTCTATATTACGAGGTAGTCGTCGAATTCCACAAAGGCAAAAGTAGTATGGCTTTCAGGAGCTTATACGAAATTCGTGAATCGCAAATCCAGGCGAGGAGGGAAGGAGGGCGCGTATTGAAGGACAAGCTGAAAAGAAAATAG